Below is a window of Arcobacter sp. LA11 DNA.
TACAAAGATAGGGAATAACATTTCTAATAGAGAAAATACCTTCACTATTTAGATGAAGTATTAACTCTTTTTTCTCTTTTGTTTTTAACTTTTCTAAAGAAAGACTCTTTTCATTTAGATATTTATTTATTAAATCATGAGTATGAACTTTCCAATCTTGAGAGAAAAGAGTTTGAGGTTGATTCTCTTCTTCTATATTTAACAACACTTTTAAAGAATCATACATCTTTTCAAAAACTTCTACTTTAAAATTTATACAAAGTATTCCTATAGCATCTTGCTTGTTATCTCTAAGGATTGTAGATATAGTTTTTAATCTTGTCCCATCAATATTTACTTTACTATATGGTCCAATAATATCACTATCTACAGAGTTTAAGTCTTTAGGATCACTTATCATAGCATCACCAGCTACTCTTTTTGAAAAAGAATTTACTATATGAGCTACTTTTCTAGATTTAACATCATGTAAAACGACTTCTACATTTGGATGAAAAAGTTTTCCTATTGAGTCACATAAAGGAATAAAAGTTTTTAGTTGTTCATTCATAAGATGAATAATACAATAAAAGAAATTAAATACAATATATAGATATTTTGTCTATTAAACTATACTATCTTGACATTTTGTCTATTAAATGTCATAATTCCTCCATAAAAGAAAAAATTAAAAGGACAGACATGTTAAGAAGAGTATTAGTAACTGGTGGAAATAAAGGTATTGGATTAGAAGTTGTAAAAAGATTTCTTGAAATAGACTATGAAGTAATTGTAGTTGCTAGAGATTTTTCAGACTTTCCATATAAAGAAAATGAAAAAACAACTATGATTGAATATGATTTGTCAGATGTAGAAGGTTTACCTAAACTTGCAGAGCAAGTAGGCGAAATAGATACACTAATTAATAATGCAGGATTTATGCAACCAAAATACACTTATGATAATTATCCAAAAGAGGCAAAAGAAAAAATCATGAATGTAGATCTTCATACTCCTGTTGAATTAATAACAATCTTTTCAGAAGGCATGAAAAAAAGAGGATATGGAAAGATTGTAAATACTGCTTCTATTGCGGGTCAAATTGGACATCCAGATATTTGGTACGGTATTGCAAAGGCTGGAATTATTAATGCTACAAAAATATTTGCAAAACTATTAGGATCCCATGGAATTATTATAAATTGTATAGCACCAACTCCAGTAGAAACTAATATGCAAAAAGATAATTCAGAAGAAAGAAAAGCTGAGTTTAAAAAAATACTTCCTTGTGGAAGATTTGCAGAACCTGAAGAAGCTGCAGAAGTTATCTTTTGGTTAGCTACAACTTGTCCCGAATATGTAAATGGTACAACAATTGATTTTAACAACGGTTCATATGCAAGATAGGCTTTTGTCTATCTTGCTCAAACTTTTTAATTTTATAACTATTTTATAATATCAACTAAAAAAGCACCTCTAAAATCACCTGATTTATAGTTTATAGCTTTATCATTAGGATATTTTTTTGAAATTATCTTGTACGCTTCTGGGTTTCTTTTTTCATCATTTCCATGGCAATTTAAACATTTACCTGAAATTATAATTGGTTTATATACTTGATAATGATTAGTTGATTTTTGTTTTACTATCATATCTATTTTTTCACCATTTGATAATTTTGTTTTGAATTCTTTGAAAACTTCTAATTGTTCTTTAGTTGCTTGAGCATTTGAATTTCTTGGCTTATCAGTAATTCTTTTTAACTTTACACCTTCATCTAAAGTTTTAGATACATTCTTTGTTAAAGATGATGCATGAGTAGAACAAAAAGTAGCAGCATTAAGTAAACCACCCTCTTTTACTTTCATATTAAGAGTACTTTGTAAAGAACCTGCAACAGTCTTTATTGCTTTCATTGCTTTTAACTTCATTTCTTGTTCAGTTTTTGTATCTATTGGTTCAACTTGCGGTTGATTAATTGAACAGGCAGTAAATAATAAAACAATACTTAGTGTAGACAATATTAATTTTTTTTGCGTTTTCATATTATTTCCTTATTTAAATTATAATATAAAGTTAATTTTATATATATTATATTATTAAATAAACAAGCTGACAATCAATTTAATTGCCATAAGTGATAACAAGATTTTAAGTGCAAGCATAAACTTTTTACCATCAATTTTATCTCTTAGTTTTGTACCAGTCCAGCTTCCAGCAACTGCTCCAATTATCATACCAGTTAATACTCCAATATAATCAAAAAATACAAAACCAAAAATCATAAATGCAAATACTTTTAACATATGAGTAATACTCATAAGTGCTGCAGCAGTTGCGACTACTGTATGTTTGTCATTATAATCTTTTACTAAAAGCGTTGTTGCAAGTGGTCCAGTTGCACCAACAACAATTGAAAAACCACTTTGGAAAAAACCTATTACAATATAATTTTCAAACCTTTTAATCTTTTCATTAAATTTTTGACTCCATAAAGATAACAATATATATATACCAATAAATAAAGGAACATATTCTAAAGAGATAAAATATAAAATCGTTGCAAAAAAAGAAACTCCTAAAAGAGAACCTAATAAAAACTTTGGAATAACTTCTACTTTTACATCTTTATATCCAAACACTGCTCGAGAAAAGTTACTTGACATTTGAGTTAGTCCATGCACTGGAACCAAAGCATTAATTGGTAAGAAAGATGGAAGTATTGCAATAAGAATCATACCTCCTCCAAGACCAACTACGCCCGCAATTGTCGATGTAAAAAATGTAATAATTCCTAATAATATTTCGTCTGGCATATCTTCACTTCTTTCAAAATTTTTTCCTAAAATATCAAAATATACCTTATCATCCCAAATTGATATGAACATATGATTTTATATTAAGTGTAGTATAATCTATTTTTTTAAAGGAATTATCTTGGACATTTACCAGTTTATAGGTTTTGTAGGTATGCTTTTTATAGTATATGCATATCTATTATTACAAATTAAAAAATATACTATAACTTCATTTCCTTATCAAGTTTTAAACCTAGTTGGTGCAATATTACTTCTTATATCATTATTTGTACATTTTAACTTAGGTTCATTTATTATTGAAGTATTTTGGATA
It encodes the following:
- a CDS encoding transcriptional regulator; this translates as MNEQLKTFIPLCDSIGKLFHPNVEVVLHDVKSRKVAHIVNSFSKRVAGDAMISDPKDLNSVDSDIIGPYSKVNIDGTRLKTISTILRDNKQDAIGILCINFKVEVFEKMYDSLKVLLNIEEENQPQTLFSQDWKVHTHDLINKYLNEKSLSLEKLKTKEKKELILHLNSEGIFSIRNVIPYLCKALDVSRAAIYKWLKEVK
- a CDS encoding SDR family NAD(P)-dependent oxidoreductase → MLRRVLVTGGNKGIGLEVVKRFLEIDYEVIVVARDFSDFPYKENEKTTMIEYDLSDVEGLPKLAEQVGEIDTLINNAGFMQPKYTYDNYPKEAKEKIMNVDLHTPVELITIFSEGMKKRGYGKIVNTASIAGQIGHPDIWYGIAKAGIINATKIFAKLLGSHGIIINCIAPTPVETNMQKDNSEERKAEFKKILPCGRFAEPEEAAEVIFWLATTCPEYVNGTTIDFNNGSYAR
- a CDS encoding DUF3365 domain-containing protein; this translates as MKTQKKLILSTLSIVLLFTACSINQPQVEPIDTKTEQEMKLKAMKAIKTVAGSLQSTLNMKVKEGGLLNAATFCSTHASSLTKNVSKTLDEGVKLKRITDKPRNSNAQATKEQLEVFKEFKTKLSNGEKIDMIVKQKSTNHYQVYKPIIISGKCLNCHGNDEKRNPEAYKIISKKYPNDKAINYKSGDFRGAFLVDIIK
- a CDS encoding sulfite exporter TauE/SafE family protein, with the protein product MFISIWDDKVYFDILGKNFERSEDMPDEILLGIITFFTSTIAGVVGLGGGMILIAILPSFLPINALVPVHGLTQMSSNFSRAVFGYKDVKVEVIPKFLLGSLLGVSFFATILYFISLEYVPLFIGIYILLSLWSQKFNEKIKRFENYIVIGFFQSGFSIVVGATGPLATTLLVKDYNDKHTVVATAAALMSITHMLKVFAFMIFGFVFFDYIGVLTGMIIGAVAGSWTGTKLRDKIDGKKFMLALKILLSLMAIKLIVSLFI